From Pristiophorus japonicus isolate sPriJap1 chromosome 1, sPriJap1.hap1, whole genome shotgun sequence, a single genomic window includes:
- the LOC139249481 gene encoding putative nuclease HARBI1, whose amino-acid sequence MGGGQHRPGGRRPYHQSVDRCPFSFLELSDEQCLQRLRFRKDVLKELCNILHQALEPHTRLRTALIIEIKVTIALNFHATCFFQTATTDISNISQFSAHRFIRQVTDALYGRRVDYISFPMTREKQVERQARFVWIAGFPRVQGAIDCTHVGLRVPQHHPEVFINRKKFYSLSVWLVCDHQHRILAVDARYPGSTHDSFILRQTSVPAVFIVPNQDYGWLFGDKGYPLSTWLVIPLRNPRTAPEHAYNDAHCGTRCIIEHCIRILKQRFHWWCLAVLSSTGLHIHADLLYAA is encoded by the coding sequence atgggaggtggccagcacagacctgggggaaggaggccctaccatcaAAGTGTCGACAGATGTCcgttctccttcctggagctcagtgatgagcaatgcttgcAAAGGCTCAGGTTTAGAAAGGACGTACTGAAGGAGCTGTGCAATATTCTGCACCAAgctctggagcctcacacaaggctcaggactgCTCTAATCATTGAGatcaaggtcaccatagctctgaactttCATGCTACTTGTTTTTTCCAGACAGCGACTACAGACATTTCCAACATTtcacaattctctgcccatcgTTTCATTCGGCAGGTCACCGATGCACTATATGGGAGACGAGTGGAttatatctccttcccgatgaccagggagaagcaagtggagcggcaggccagatttgtctggattgcaggattccccagggtgcagggtgccatcgactgcacacacgttggcctgagggTGCCACAACACCATCCCGAAGTCTTCATCAATAGGAAGAAATTCTACTCCCTCAGTGTATGGCTGGTGTGTGACCATCAgcataggatcctggcagttgatgcgaggtatccaggcagcacccatgattcattcattctgcgccagaccagtgtgcccgccgtcttcattgTGCCAAATCAGGATTACGGTtggctgtttggggacaagggataccccctgtccacttggctggtcATTCCActccggaaccccaggacagcaccagagcatgcatacaacgacgctcattgtggcaccaggtgcatcatcgagcactgcattaggatcctcaagcagaggttccattggtggtgccttgcagtactctcctcaacaggtctccatattcATGCGGatctgctgtatgctgcataa